A stretch of the Lineus longissimus chromosome 10, tnLinLong1.2, whole genome shotgun sequence genome encodes the following:
- the LOC135494369 gene encoding uncharacterized protein LOC135494369, with protein MADDKRWCRGPDFLWKGEEEWPRQVMESLDVSGATVSEVAMGEEKKEANSAVAQVSTPVLPAASFSSWTRYRRMVAWMLCFAKKLPKRKDGMRSFTPDELRQAEIGILRDAQRQVFKSEMLSVQKSEEPFRGSLRDLCPMIDDDGLLRVGGRLEKSDLPYDAQHPIILPKNHPVTTLIIRSFHLLAYHVRGVNGLLADIRTRYWPVNGREAVKKYELTCVKCKERKKKLYQQKMASLPGLRVKIPIRAFAHCGVDYGGPYLVKVTRKMRDKRYLCLFTCLASRAVHLEVAFGLDTASFLNALNRMTARRGRPQVMVSDNGTNFRSADRELRELVNELDQERITNHLAEKGIEWRFNPPLGAHHGGVFEIMIKAAKKGLKAILGEAVVNDEEFSTAVAEVEGLLNARPITYCGQDPKDENVLTPNHFLIGQAGGQLAPEVTDEIAFHPRNRWRYVQDLVKKVWIRWQKEFLSLLHNRPKWFRVEEDIKPGDIVLMADPANPRGRWPLGRILEVFPGSDGRVRVVQVFSRGKEWRRPVSKLVQILSADEDARRPISDDRNQKMTSLADIGDDEDEE; from the coding sequence ATGGCTGACGATAAGAGATGGTGCAGAGGGCCAGATTTCCTGTGGAAAGGAGAGGAAGAATGGCCAAGGCAGGTGATGGAATCACTTGATGTGTCTGGAGCAACTGTTAGTGAAGTAGCCATGGGTGAAGAGAAGAAAGAGGCGAATAGCGCAGTAGCCCAAGTGAGTACACCAGTTCTACCAGCCGCATCATTTTCCAGCTGGACCAGATACCGAAGAATGGTGGCCTGGATGCTGTGCTTTGCCAAGAAACTACCCAAGAGGAAAGATGGGATGCGATCATTTACCCCTGATGAGTTGAGACAAGCTGAGATTGGGATTTTGAGAGATGCTcagagacaagtcttcaagTCTGAGATGTTGAGTGTACAGAAAAGTGAAGAACCCTTCCGTGGAAGTCTGAGAGATCTATGTCCCATGATTGATGACGATGGCCTGTTGAGAGTTGGTGGGAGATTGGAGAAGTCAGATCTGCCCTATGACGCTCAACACCCAATCATACTGCCCAAGAATCATCCTGTGACCACGTTGATCATCCGATCATTCCATTTGTTGGCATACCATGTGCGTGGAGTGAATGGACTGCTTGCCGATATCAGGACGAGATATTGGCCGGTGAATGGGCGAGAGGCTGTGAAGAAGTACGAGCTCACATGTGTCAAGTGTAAGGAACGAAAGAAGAAATTGTACCAGCAAAAGATGGCGTCACTACCTGGTCTGAGGGTCAAGATTCCAATCCGAGCGTTTGCCCACTGTGGAGTTGATTATGGCGGGCCATATCTTGTcaaggtgaccaggaagatgaggGACAAACGATACTTGTGTTTGTTTACCTGTTTGGCGTCTCGAGCGGTACACCTGGAGGTGGCTTTTGGATTGGATACCGCCAGCTTTCTGAATGCGCTGAATAGGATGACAGCCAGACGAGGGCGCCCTCAGGTCATGGTCTCTGATAATGGAACAAACTTCCGGAGCGCTGACAGAGAATTAAGAGAACTGGTAAATGAACTTGACCAAGAACGCATCACCAATCATCTTGCAGAGAAAGGTATTGAATGGCGGTTCAATCCTCCCTTAGGAGCCCATCATGGAGGCGTCTTTGAGATCATGATAAAAGCTGCAAAGAAAGGGCTCAAGGCAATCCTGGGAGAGGCAGTGGTGAATGATGAGGAGTTTTCAACAGCTGTGGCAGAGGTAGAAGGTCTTCTGAATGCCCGACCTATCACCTACTGTGGCCAAGATCCGAAAGATGAGAATGTGTTGACCCCGAACCACTTTTTGATTGGACAAGCCGGGGGACAACTTGCTCCAGAAGTCACAGATGAGATCGCTTTCCATCCAAGAAATAGGTGGCGTTATGTACAGGACTTGGTGAAGAAAGTGTGGATTCGATGGCAAAAAGAATTCCTGTCCTTACTGCACAACAGACCAAAGTGGTTCAGAGTTGAAGAAGACATTAAACCTGGAGACATAGTGTTGATGGCTGATCCAGCAAACCCGCGCGGGAGATGGCCATTGGGACGAATTCTAGAGGTCTTCCCGGGATctgatggcagggtcagagttgTTCAAGTCTTTTCAAGAGGAAAAGAATGGCGACGACCAGTGAGCAAGCTAGTGCAGATTTTGTCTGCAGACGAAGACGCGAGAAGACCGATTTCGGATGATCGAAACCAGAAGATGACATCATTGGCAGACATTGGCGATGATGAAGACGAAGAGTAG